GGGCCGCGACAGAACAGTCAGCTTTACTGTTTTTTTACAGTTTTATTAATTACAGAGGCAATTTTAGGCAGTTTTGGGTCATTTTGGCCAAAATTttgtctagtttttttttttctgaataaatAGGACCAACGAAATATTTGTTCAGAAATTAAAAAGTAAAGGAAATGCCTCTGAAAAGTTCAAAGTTTAAAGTTTAAAGTTCACAGTTTCCGCTGCAAATAGCAATGATATGTGCATTTATCTCTatttctgcccaacggtgataTAGTTTTATTTGCATTAACAGTTGCATGTTTTAATTCGGACCAACGTTGGATTATAATTTGCAATTGTACTGTTCTCACTTCTTTGTGGTTTTCAGGAGGGTTCTACTTGATGAgctgcatcaaggatgttcccACCCTTAGAGGGGATAACTACACAGAATGGAGGAAGAAGGTGGATTTCGCCTTCGTCTGTGCTGAGGTGGACTGGGTGGTTGACACACCGCAGCCCATCAAGCCTGCTGACCCCGTCAGAGCTGACGGGGATACTGATGATGCATGGGCTAAAAAGAAAAGGGACCATGCTCCTGTGGAGATGTCCTACACCCTAGAGAACAGACAGTGGCAGACTGCCAACAAAAAGTGCATGGCTTTCATAAAGAATACAATTGAGAACGCTATAGTGGGCTCAATTACAGAGTGTACTTCCGCTGGGGAGTACCTAGAAAAGATAAAGAGCCAGTTCACTGGTTCTTCAAAGACATATGCAACCCAGCTGTTGAAGCAGCTGGTGACAGAAAAGTATACTGGAGGTGCACATGGCATCAGGGAGCACATCCTCAGGATGAGCAACATGGCTGCAAAGCTGAAGCCCATGGATGCTGACCTGGAGCTGAAGCCTGCACTTCTGGTTCACTTGGTGATGGCTTCATTGCCACAACAGTTTGAAAATTTTGTCATCAATTACAACATGAGTCCTGAGAAATGGGACATTGAAAAGACCATTGCCATGTGTGTGCAAGAGGAGGATAGACTCAAGGCACAGAATGGAGGTACCATCAATTATGTGAAGGACAACAAGAAAAGGCCCTTCACACCAAGCAACAATGGTTCTCCTTCAAAGCAATATGGTAAAGCCCCAATGCAAAGCATCGCCAGAAGTTCCAGCCTCGTGCCATTGCCGGTGAACAAAGATCGGTGTCTTCATCAGTCGGAAGACTGGCACTACAAGAAAGATCGCCTCGCTTTCTGAAAGAATTAATGGCAAAGAAAGGTAACAATTTAGTTTCCTTTGTAAATGAATCCCTGTATACACAGTTTTCGAAATCTACTTGGTGGATTGATTCAGGTGCAACTGTTCATGTTGCAAATTCTTTACAGGGATTCCATTCGACGAGGACTACGAAAAGAGGCGAAGGATGCGTTGAAGTCGCGAATGGAATTCAAGCAGAAGTTGAAGCTGTTGGCGACGTCCTGTTGGAGCTAGCTGATGGCTTGACTATTCTGCTTAGAGATGTCTTATTTGTTCCTTCCATACATAGAAATTTAATAAGTGTATCGCGCTTAGATAAAGACAGTTATCAATGTTATTTTGGACATGGCAAATGTGCCATATGGTGTAATAATTCTTATGTTGGGGTTGCTATACTCCATGATGAGCTTTATTTATTGTCCTTGCGTGAAAAAGTATTGTCTGTGTGTAAAGTGAATGAACAAATACCCTCGTCGGAAaaagaaggaaagaaaagaaaaagaactgatgaatcatcgaaattatggcactgtcgcctaggccatatttcgagggggagaatagaaagactcgttaaaaatgatattctccctccattagaattctcagacatagaacagtgcatcgattgcattaaaggaaaatttgtaaagcaaattaaaaagggTGCGAATCGAAGCACAGcaacactagaaataattcacaccgatatatgtggaccatttccggtgaaaagtgtggatggctatgattcgttcataacattcacggatgattactcccgatatggttatatttatccaataaaagaaagaacagaagcgttggataaattcaaaatattcaaagctgaagttgaaaatcagcatgacaaaagaataaagatagtcaggtctgatcgtggaggggagtactacggtcgacatactccatatggccaagtccctggaccttttgcaaggtttctacaggagactggaatagtcgcccagtactcgatgccgggcgaacctcagcagaatggggtagctgaaaggcgcaaccgtacccttatggatatggtgcgcagtatgatgagctattccaccctaccattgggattgtggattgaggcgttaaaaaccgctattcacattctaaacagagtaccaagcaaatcggtgcccaaaacgccgtatgagctatggacagggagagtgccttctctaaaccacctgaaagtgtgggggagccctgctgaggccaaagtattcaatccaaatatcgcaaagttagataccaaaacagtcagttgccattttattggctatcctgaaaagtcaaaaggttatcgtttctacTGTCCAGACAAATATACAAAGTTTGTGGAAACGAGACATGCTGTCTTCTTAGAGGACgaaatgatgagggggagcatggtagctcggaaaattgatcttgaggagaagagggtgcatgcacccaatccgatgactcaggagccattttttgcgctaccatgtgcacctgtaccgacgatccctgcgattgtggtgcaagcacctgttgtgactccacccatgacaacgatgagtgaaaattcggaacctgtccgtcaggagacgaatgaaccatttgttgagcatgaaagggagcaacaacaGCCACCTCCAGAAGCTGAGCCACAAGTTGAGGAACAGAATGCTCAAGAGAATGTGGCCCCTAGAAGGTCTACAAGAGCTAGAAAATCAGCCATTTCGACTGATTACAAAGTTTACAACACAGAAAGAGTTCATATGGAAGGTGATCCCACTTCATATGAAGAAGCCATGAGAAGCCCAGATTCATCAAAGtgggtggaggccatggaagacgaAATGAGATCGATGAGTACCAACAATGTTTGGGACTTAGAGAATATTCCTAAAGGAGCCAAAAcagtgggctgcaaatgggtctacaaaataaaatatgactccaatgggaatgtcgaaaagtacaaagcacgacttgtggcaaaaggatttacacaaagagaagggatagattacaatgagacattttctccggtctcatgtaaggattccttcaggatcatcatggcactagttgcacattttgatttagagttgcatcaaatggatgtaaagacggcatttctaaacggggatttagaagaaaatgtctacatgaaacaacccaagggttttatcatggaaggcaaggaagaaatgggatgccgcctaaagaaatccatttatggattaaagcaagcctccagacagtggtatctaaagtttaatgaaacaattaagagatttggatttaaagaaaatattgaggacaattgcgtttatgcaaagtttaaaagtgggaaatatattttcctaatcttgtatgtggatgatattctgcttgccagcagtgcagttagtctactgcaagagacaaagaagttcttgtcctcaaattttgatatgaaagatcttggtgaagcgtcatatgttttgggcatagaaattcaccgagatagaaacaatggagtattaggactatcgcaaaaggcttatttagaaaagattctaagtaagtataatatgcacaagtgcagtgccacacctgcccctatagtcaagggcgacagttttgggaaccatcaaagtccccaaaatcaatacgagctcgatcaaatgaaagcggttccatatgcttcggctattggaagcctacagtatgcacaagtgtgcactcgccctgacttagcatttatcaccggagtactcggtagatatcaagaaaatccaggtttcgaacactggaaaatggtaaagaaggcattgcgttatgtgaaaggcacaaagagttacatgctaacatacagaagatctgattccctagaaataagagggtattcagatgcagattttgcgggggataaagatgatagaaaatccacatctggatatgtattcaccctcgcagggggagctatttcgtggagaagctccaaacagaccatagttgcatcatccacgatgtatgcagaatttatagcatgttatgaagccacggggcaggcattatggttaaagaaattcatacccgacttgaaagtggtagattgtattgacaaaccactaaagatgtactgcgacaatgagcctgcagtattttatgctcacaacaacaagtcgagtaatgctacgaaaccgattgaggttaagtattatgttgtgaaacacaaggtccaggatcaaacaataagtctcgagcatataaggacaaaagatatgcttgcggatccgctaacgaaaggcttaccacccagcgtgttcaaggagcacgtagccggcatgggtttaagggaaagtcttacctatcctggatcataagaggcccaaaagtaaaagaatttgtttcaaaacagagaagtgCATTGTGGGCATCTCGATTCTATCGGCAATAGAgctgtgacgatgaaacatgccctatgAACTGATCCAATATGAAACGAATAAAGTGAAAGTATAAAGTTAAAAGAAAAgttgagatcaagggggagaatgttaggaTGATCTCCACGTCACCGATTCCAACGGATCGGTAACAAGTCCTTGACCTCgttcgcgccctgatcgggggcgtccAACCCTCttatggttggtgggcccctgtgaCCTGCGCTATATAAAGAGGTGGGGGCCGGGGCACACGGTACGAGGTTCACCGCGCCGCCAGTCACCCCACCGATATTCCCCTACCGATCTAGGGCTAGCGCAGTGCTCACGGGAAGCAccaccaccgtcgccaccgcacgctcaccctctccgccgccgccaccatgtcggcacccgagagctcctcctcgaagggagaaggtactcatctctctctctcagaTCTAGCAGTGTACTCATCGGCAATAGCATCTACCTGTATAGGATCTAGTGTAGTCGTTGGCTACTCTAACAATCTGAACAAGGAGAAGAGTGTCAAAGCTGGAGACTAGTGTGGTGCCCCATCTTGATAAAGTTCCCGTCTTTCCCAAAGGGCCAAAGAGTTCCGTGAGCCGCCGTTCTCCTCCAAACTGAAACAGCCGCGGCGATGGAATCCCAGGTCGCCGTCGTGACGGTGCCGTTCCCGGCGCAGGGCCACCTGAACCAGCTCCTTCACCTGTCGCTGCTGCTCGCGGGCCGGGGCATCCCCGTGCACTTCGCCGCGCCGGAGCCGCACCTCCGGGAGGCCCGCGCGCGCGTGCACGGCTGGGACGCGACGGCGCTCCTCGCCATCCGCTTCCGCGCGCTCGACGTCCCGCCGCACGCGTCCCCGGACCCCGACCCCTCCTCGCCGTTCCCGACCCACATGCAGCCCCTCTTCGAGGCCTTCTGCGACGGCGCCTCGCTCGCGGCGCTCCTGGAGGAGCTCTCGGCGTCCCACCGCCGCGTCGTCGTCCTGCACGACCGCATGGCGGCGTTCGCGGCGGCGGAGGCCGCGCGGCTGCCCAACGGGGAGGCGCTCGGGGTGCACTGCCTCGCCGCGTCCTACAACGTCGGGTGGATGGACCCCGGCCACCGCCTCCTGCGGGAGCACGGGATGGTGTTCCACCCGGCCGACGCCTGCGCGACCAGGGAGTTCGTGGCGCTCGCCAAGCGGATGGGCCAGGAGCGCCGCCGCGCGCCCGGCGCCGGCATGGTGGTGAACACCTGCCGCGCGCTCGAGGGCGAGTTCCTCGACGTGCTCGCCGCCCAGAGCGCTTCCTCTTCCGACGGCCACAAGCTGTTCGCCGTCGGGCCTCTGAACCCGCTGCTAAACCCCGTCCCCGACACTCCCGCGGAGCGGCACCCGTGCCTGGAGTGGCTCGACAGGCAGCCGCCGTCGTCGGTGCTGTACATTTCGTTCGGCACGACGTCGTCTCTCCGGGCAGAGCAGGTCAGGGAGCTGGCGGCCGCGCTGCGGGACACCAACCAGCGGTTCGTCTGGGCGCTGCGGGACGCCGACCGCGCGGACATGCGCGAGCCAGGCGGCGAGCGCCGGCTCGCGGAATCGGCGGCGGCCCTGCTCGGCGACGCGGCGGCGCAAGGGACGGGCGTG
This region of Lolium perenne isolate Kyuss_39 chromosome 2, Kyuss_2.0, whole genome shotgun sequence genomic DNA includes:
- the LOC127328356 gene encoding uncharacterized protein → MSAPESSSSKGEGGFYLMSCIKDVPTLRGDNYTEWRKKVDFAFVCAEVDWVVDTPQPIKPADPVRADGDTDDAWAKKKRDHAPVEMSYTLENRQWQTANKKCMAFIKNTIENAIVGSITECTSAGEYLEKIKSQFTGSSKTYATQLLKQLVTEKYTGGAHGIREHILRMSNMAAKLKPMDADLELKPALLVHLVMASLPQQFENFVINYNMSPEKWDIEKTIAMCVQEEDRLKAQNGGTINYVKDNKKRPFTPSNNGSPSKQYGKAPMQSIARSSSLVPLPVNKDRCLHQSEDWHYKKDRLAF
- the LOC127331754 gene encoding cis-zeatin O-glucosyltransferase 1-like, whose amino-acid sequence is MESQVAVVTVPFPAQGHLNQLLHLSLLLAGRGIPVHFAAPEPHLREARARVHGWDATALLAIRFRALDVPPHASPDPDPSSPFPTHMQPLFEAFCDGASLAALLEELSASHRRVVVLHDRMAAFAAAEAARLPNGEALGVHCLAASYNVGWMDPGHRLLREHGMVFHPADACATREFVALAKRMGQERRRAPGAGMVVNTCRALEGEFLDVLAAQSASSSDGHKLFAVGPLNPLLNPVPDTPAERHPCLEWLDRQPPSSVLYISFGTTSSLRAEQVRELAAALRDTNQRFVWALRDADRADMREPGGERRLAESAAALLGDAAAQGTGVVVTGWAPQLEILAHGATAAFMSHCGWNSTVEGLSHGKAILAWPMHSDQPWDAELVCKYLRAGILVRPWEERGDVTPAAAIREAIERAMRSDEGAALRERARALGDAVCAAHANGGSSSRDMDDLVAYVTR